The sequence tttgggcacttttgactgacacatcaaatgatcatcttcacctcaatgatcatcttccccccagttgacgatACTTGTAAGGACATTTCATTTTTGACTTTTAGTCTACACCTGGGTCTACACTACAGTTGTTGCAGTAGCGGACTTGACATAAGAAACTGTTTTTTCGCCATAGCATCTTGTCGGCTTAGTTAGCAGAAAATATTCTATGCTGTTTTACCTAATAATCATGTGGCAACTGATTCTGTAATTTTGATCTCATGCTTttcattttcttaaaaaaaactctaTTGGGATTCTAAACAGCATCCGCTCCAGATTCCGAGCAAAATTCGTTTGAGAATCTAAACAAAATCTTACTgttattctgaacagaatccgtttgggattatAAACAGAATCCAATTGAGATTCTGAAAAGGAATATGAACAGAATCCGATGAGAATTTTATACAGAATTCGTTTGGAATTCTAGAGAGAATCCATTcgcgattctgaacagaattccggGAGTGATTTGGGGCacaatcttttcaaaatttgtatgaattctgtttgagattctgaaaagaattcgattagtattctgaacagaatccattgTTGATAGTCAACGTAGTTTCTGGAGGTAATAATCCACAAAATTCAGTTTAATTTCTCCAAAATCTAGcttattttgagaaattaaAACATTCTTATTACGGATCAGTGTatgagaacattatttttacctgTAGTTCAATCTTGAGTTCCTTTAAAATCTGCGGTTAAATACAAATTTGCTATTATTATAACCAGGAGCGATAACATAGAAGTATATTTGCTGTCGGTCTACATATTATGTGTATATATTATATGTGTATGAAGTTATGAATTTCATAAACCATAATGGTGGTGTAAACTTGAAAGGTTCCCGAGAGAAATTGGGAATGATAAAAAGCTTTTCCTGTCATACATATAATGCttatcaatgggccacatgtagtgtattctcagaaaaccttcgcgggccgcaggaaaaggcttggagggccgcatgcggcccgcgggccgcactttggggatcactgctcTAGAGATTGACACcagtggtacgattttctcAAAGTCCCGATTTTCAGACATCCCTACGGCATACGAGCATACGAATCgtgatacgaatgcaaaaatggtaacttggcttagaaacctcgcggttcataactgtggaagtgctgaataaacATTAAGCATCGAGGCTgctatgtcccagtgggggatgtaatgtcaataagaagaaaaagaacttTGAGacaatggaggaagcctacgtcggactgaagagggaagctaagtgaATCGGGCTGGTTATCAGCACGTCgcaaacaaagtacatgataggaagaggcacGAGAGAAAACAATTGTAAGCCACCTAccattcgtgtacttgggctcactggtaactGTTGAAAATAATTCCAGCAGAGAAATCCATAGACGCATCATGGCTGAAATTCGAATGTACTAGACACCGCAAGACTTTCAGATCAAACAGAGATCGCTattgacttgattgatatataagagataaaagatcaatgAACTGTCAAAGTCTGGATAAATAATAATGTCTCAGATAATAATTAGTaccaacaaacaaaaataacgtCCTAAAAATTTCAAgccaacagatttttttttttaatttgctctAGCTCAGAAATGGTTTTGCGTTTCCGGGAAAATAGGCAacacagatttttttaaatcctcaACATTGTCTTAATGGGTTcgtatttgtatttattgaaaaaacttaTTCTTTATCTAGCTTCTTATAGTGAGCCACTTTCAAACTGATGGTGTTTAAAATCTCTTTGGCCGTCATACGTTGATCATCCTGACAAACTTTCAAAATTCGCCCACACTCCTGTATGAAGTAGCCCAGCTCTTTCTCATCGAGTGTTCTCCGATTATTACTCTCCAGGGCCGGCGATAGGCACTTATTGGTGAGCTGCGTGATCTGGGCTTTCTCCGAGCTGAACGCTTCATCCAGATCAAACAGCTCCAACGGTGGCGCCGACAGATCGCTAAATATCGGCTGAAAaacctgaaaaaaaatatgataacgGACCGATTAACCTTCGTGCTCCGGTGCTGTTGCAGCTCGACAATGAGTCTAACCGCAAGCTGCAGCGGCGGTAATGGGATCTCGAACTGCGGCTTGATGATCTTGAGTGGTTCATATTGCACGTCCAACTTCTCGTAGGTATTGATAACATCGCGCAGCAAATCGTTGTTGATCGAGTACAGGCCCATATCGAATAGCTTCTTGAAGTCGGCCGGAATGTCGTAGTCGAGCGAGTCCATTAGGCAGATCTTCGGCTGCTCGGCCAGATAGATTGTATCGGGGATGATCGCGTAGTCATTAATCTGCGAGGATGGGATGATGGGCATGAGTAAATTATTATGTCGTGATTGGTTGCGCTACGGCGCGCGGTACCTCAAGATCGTTAAAATCcgatgatttgaatttgaagttATCTTCAAGGATCAGAGCAAAGATTCCATCCCAAATGGCCGTATTGATTTCGTTCGAAATGTACTTGTCCTGGAACATATGGCCGGACCCGATGGCTATTAGTTTTCCGTTAGTTTCGTTCTGGTAGTATCCGGCTAATGGGCGATTGAAGGGGTAAACTACAGGTCCGGTGGTCAGAAGGACATTCGAAGGATGAATGACGTTCATGGTAGCGCCGAAGGGGTACACGAACTCTACTTTGTATTTATCATCCATGAAATCGAACGCCGTTAGGATACTTTTGCTGAATTCCAGTAGGGAGTTATTCATGCTATCGCTGGCAATACCCCCGCTAATGAGGGCCTCTTTCGGGTGGAAATATTTATAGTACTGTGGTCGTACAACGGCGtcttaaaaaaaagaaaattaaagaCATTGATGCTTAGCAAATAAATAAGATTTGTACTAACCGCTATTGATTGTCATGCCATAGTCTTCGAGGAGAAAATTTACATTGGTATTGAAGTTCACCTCACCTCCCTCGCCTAGCAAAAGTAGTAATCGGCCACCCTCAGATATATAATCCTTAAAAACAATCAATATCTGTGAGAAAAACAGTACCATGATTACAAGTAAAGTCTCACCTTCAAGTACTGAAATTCAGTCTCAGTGAACTTTTCCTGTGGACCTGCTAGTACAAATACTGTAGCTCCTTTCAAAATATCCGGAGTGATATCATTTTTATTACtgtaatttagaaaaaaaaatgctatttAAAATTTGAGAAAACACTAGTCGACCGAACGCCGTttcgaacacagaccatttatttttatatatacaggTTGTGGATTCACAATCGTAATTGTTGTGGGCATAATTTGATTGGTTTAaaattttcatccaaatttatttgtttgaaaGAATGGTTTTGAACAGATGTCAAAAACTTTTCATATTCCGCTACATCATATTATTCATAAGGATATTCTAGTAGGGAGTTATTCATGATGACGCTGGCAAAACCCCGCTAATGAGGGCCCCTTTTGAATGGAAATATTATTCCGGTATTCGGAAAGACAGAAGCTTAAATACTCAAATCAGTCGCCAACTTGATGTGATATTGATAATAAGCAACATGTTcgagttattaattaaaaatagGGGTAGGTATCAAACATATtgattcttcaaaaaatcctaaagttGATAGACGCAGACATTTcacgaaaattttaaaaaccggTCTTTACATCGTTTTCGTTATAAATTATTGCGTTTTAGTCGGTTAGCATATATTTCCATACACAACTTAAAGATATGTTTTAAGCACCATGATTCTTTGAGTTTCACCAAGTAATCGAACCCCTAATTTTTCAATAGCAATCATTTATACCTTTCGACTCTGTAGCTCACTTTCAGCTTCCGGTGCAATGTTTTGTAGTTGTCCGGTAGCTTGAAGAGCTCATTTTTCGACACGTTGAAGAGCACGTTCACGTTATTCATGGTGGTCTACTTCGCCAACCGAACCACTATATGAAGGTCTCTTGGACCGAATGCCGCCTGACACCCTGCCCTATGTTGTATACATTTATATGTTGATACTGAGAAATAGAGTTGTTAATCGCTTAACATTCCGAGAACGGAAACCTTACACCACGGCGCAGCTATACCGCCTGGCACGAGCTCAACATTAGGGGCCACGTGTGAATCAAAATGCTAGGATTAGTTGACAAATCACGAACTCTTACAAAAAAGGCTACCAAAATTAGAAACGTTTTAGGACTATTTTCGTTCTACGATTTTGTGACTATTTCCGTCGGAGAATCGAGAAAAGTTGCAAGGACTTCGCGAATCAATCTGTCGTGAATGGAAACAAAGCAAACACATCGAACCTTTTTTTGTGCCGTTGTGCTGGTTCCCATGGTTGCACGCGTGGCATGCGCGTTGCAACACCCACTGGTACAGGATCATGCTTGAACGCGCAAAAAGCATCACTATTCTGAAAGGACTAGAAGCATAGATATAATGATATAAAAGTCTTACTTGACTAAAACAATGAGTGTCGTTTTAGTTAGTTGATAATAGACTTGACTTGACCAATTTGACATGCTGAAAATGCTCTCGCGGTTGAGTTTCTAATAGGCCTCTCAATCGAGCTGAGCTACATGTCCAATAGGTAgaaaaatttaacaaaacagTGCGAATTTTactccaacatttgaaaatcttCTTTCCTTAATACACATGGAACAAATTTCTGATTGGTGAACAATGTTTCGAAAACCgaagacagaaaaaaaaatacaaatggtAGGTATAAACTGAATCATTATTAATTAATGTGCcactaaataacattaaatgtCATTGTACAGCACCCAAAAGAAAATCGTTTATTTCACTCCAACTTGACGGTGTGCTGCAGCTTATCTTAGATCAAAATATAATTTACACATAAATTCCATATCCATAAACAAGTGTCAAACGCCATTCGGAAAGAAATATTTCATTCGCATTTCTCGCGTGAATACAATCGACGCACCAGGTTTGCTGGGGTTCACCAAATGCGGGACAAGGCAGAATCCGTGATCGTTACAATCCTACCAGCTGTATAGTTAGGTACTGCTCCACCAGAGGACACGGGCGGGCAGACAGAACTGCACACACTCGGTGGCGTAAATTGTTATCGATATTACCTACATAGCACCATCTGGAGCAGCATATGTAGGTACGCCTGGGAcgcgggaagagaataaatcgATGCATCTTTTCATCAAGAGATTCCCGGAGGTCGAAATGAATGGTAGGGTGGTGTCGTGCGTGAGAGAAAACGTGTGTTCAGTTAATATAAATTGACAATCGAACGATGTGGCTGTGTGTCTCGTCTCGTAGCTGATTCCTGGGTAGTACATAGGGTGAATTGTCCCACAGTATGTTCCctaccaatagtggaccctctagAAATTAATCTTAGTTTTAGAGCATAATGTAATACTGTCGTCAGGGGTCCAAAGTAATTGTAAAATCCCGAGTATCCAGTTAGCAATGCGAGCAACGGCgttggattgccaatccggagaaggCGTATTCGATTTTCGGTCCTGTCTATAATGTTTTCGGTTGGGGAAACataggcatagtgtatccattgtacttgacACAAAagacatactcatgcaatggcaggcatatgCAAGCTTTCAAATACAAATAATAAcagtggaaatgctaatagaataataagttgaaaagcaggtcgtGTTCTAGCTTGAATGAAGAAGATTAtctaaaaaatgcaaaaattaaaTATAACGCATTATTGAAATTAGGAAAAAGAATTTTCCCCAAAGAAATcataatttccatcgaaaaataaaataaattaaatctacaaatgaatcaaaataattgaaaagtttgttggaaacatatttaaattccaaaaaaaggaaagaaaagtatgaaaattttcatgaaaaaatatagaATAGCAATAAAActaagtattttaaaaaaaactcgtaAAAATTTTGCTTTCTGGTGAAAATTCCAAAGTCTTTTGCtagaatttccgtaaaaaatataaaaaataaggtAACTGCTCCGTTTtctatctcactgaacatatattcatctcatcgtaaaacaaagaaatacagcaccaatctcgtcgcttctttttgctaacacgcgtgctcttacttacttgatacttgatgggctacagctcttcgatgaacctacgccgaatggagtatccttctccactggactcgatcctgggccaatcgcttccagtcgccctgaacattgagcgccctcaggtcctcttcaactgcaaaaagccatcgtgtacgcggccttccacgaagcctgcggcctcttccgggttctctactaaatattatcttcgcttgacgttcttccggcatacgaacaacgtgaccagcccaccgtagtctgccgtgttgtataagcttaataatatccagccctttatacacctggtacaattcgtgattcatgcgacgccgccagataccgttctcctgtttaccgccgagtattgtccgcagcaccttacgctcaaacactccgagagctctccgatcagcctcctttaacgtccatgtctcatggccgtataaagccaccggaagaatcagagtagtatacagcgcgagttttgttttcgtttgcagactacgggacttaagctggttacgaagtccgtaataagccctatttgcagctgcaatacgccttttcacctcgcgggtaacatcattatcgcacgtcactaatgttccaagatacacaaattcttctaccacttcaaatttttcaccatccagcactatttcgctaccaccaccactaattaacccacgttgattgccagcgaccatgtacttcgttttgctggtattgatcgtgagtccaatcctcgctgtctccctcttaaaaggcgcaaaagcctcttccacggcacggcgatcaattccgatatatcgtccgcaaatcccaggagcatatgcgattttgtgataatggtaccgcttctttgcacaccagctctcctaatcgctccctcgagcgctatattgaacagtaggttcgagagtgcatcaccctgctttaatccatctaaggtaacaaatgacgtcgatatttcatccgcaacccttacacttgatttcgatccgtccaacgttatacgaatcagccgtatcagtttcgccggaaaaccatgttcaagcataattagccataattcattccgtttcactgaatcgtacgccgccttgaaatcaataaacagatgatgtgtctgcaagttgtactcccggaatttatcaaggatttgtctcagggtaaacatttgatccgtcgttgatcggccctcacgaaaacctgcttggtattcgccgacgaaggactcttcaagcggtctcaatctgttgaacagaatacgggacataattttgtacgccgaattaaggagggttattcctcggtaattggcgcactccagtctgtgccctttcttaaagagagggcaaatgaggccgtccaaccagctagcaggcatttcctcgtcttcccatattttcgacgtaatatggtgcagaacttcataaagctgctcactgacatgtttgagaagttcagccgggagctggtccttccccgcagccttattgttttcagcactttaacagcttttttaacctcatctactgtaggcgactccacagcttgtccatcgtcactaatatttattctgttcaccgatgcaccgtcacttcctccattcaacaaagtctcgaagtgtcgcttccacctggcagccacttcagttttatctgtcagcaaattcccttgttggtcgttgcacatgacgggagatggcgctgtctttctccgcacgccattgacagactcataaaacctccgcatatcgttctgctccattttttcctgcgcctcactaataacttgttcttcgtactc comes from Armigeres subalbatus isolate Guangzhou_Male chromosome 2, GZ_Asu_2, whole genome shotgun sequence and encodes:
- the LOC134216785 gene encoding intraflagellar transport protein 52 homolog isoform X2, which codes for MHQMQQGAPIDTDTQPIEEEEINKNDITPDILKGATVFVLAGPQEKFTETEFQYLKDYISEGGRLLLLLGEGGEVNFNTNVNFLLEDYGMTINSDAVVRPQYYKYFHPKEALISGGIASDSMNNSLLEFSKSILTAFDFMDDKYKVEFVYPFGATMNVIHPSNVLLTTGPVVYPFNRPLAGYYQNETNGKLIAIGSGHMFQDKYISNEINTAIWDGIFALILEDNFKFKSSDFNDLEINDYAIIPDTIYLAEQPKICLMDSLDYDIPADFKKLFDMGLYSINNDLLRDVINTYEKLDVQYEPLKIIKPQFEIPLPPLQLAVFQPIFSDLSAPPLELFDLDEAFSSEKAQITQLTNKCLSPALESNNRRTLDEKELGYFIQECGRILKVCQDDQRMTAKEILNTISLKVAHYKKLDKE
- the LOC134216785 gene encoding intraflagellar transport protein 52 homolog isoform X1 — translated: MNNVNVLFNVSKNELFKLPDNYKTLHRKLKVSYRVESNKNDITPDILKGATVFVLAGPQEKFTETEFQYLKDYISEGGRLLLLLGEGGEVNFNTNVNFLLEDYGMTINSDAVVRPQYYKYFHPKEALISGGIASDSMNNSLLEFSKSILTAFDFMDDKYKVEFVYPFGATMNVIHPSNVLLTTGPVVYPFNRPLAGYYQNETNGKLIAIGSGHMFQDKYISNEINTAIWDGIFALILEDNFKFKSSDFNDLEINDYAIIPDTIYLAEQPKICLMDSLDYDIPADFKKLFDMGLYSINNDLLRDVINTYEKLDVQYEPLKIIKPQFEIPLPPLQLAVFQPIFSDLSAPPLELFDLDEAFSSEKAQITQLTNKCLSPALESNNRRTLDEKELGYFIQECGRILKVCQDDQRMTAKEILNTISLKVAHYKKLDKE